One Setaria viridis chromosome 7, Setaria_viridis_v4.0, whole genome shotgun sequence genomic region harbors:
- the LOC117863012 gene encoding protein SMAX1-LIKE 3, with protein sequence MHASICTRTAEPPEDQAGGFVGFGRPASYLQEREEMRSGGCAVQQELAPDAAAVMRQAVSLARRRGHAQVTPLHAASAMLADAGGLLRAACLRSRASSHPLQCKALELCFNVALNRLATAGPPAPAMFQQFHAHHAAGGHRAPTLSNALAAAFKRAQANQRRGAGSTSADVAARVELEQLVISILDDPGVSRVMREAGFSSAEVKANVEKAASSPEQQSSNTASSTTSAASPNTKPSRESNKAKADAAGDAARVLDCMASWRSRCVAVVGESAGAAEGVVKAVMDKVSKGDLRLQHECLKNAQLVPFSAASFQRLPREEVDARAGDLRAIIREARAAGKGVVLVLEDLACAAEAWAAASWKRSGHARYYYCPVEHAVMELSNLVRGGGGRGHDMFWLLGFSAYASYTSCRSGQPSLEAVLELHPILVPDGSLAGDSEITHCGAADMAMATAASVPSWIRRCQQQGPVPTGSELTLSFSSPASSSLSGFAHHDANMSYEPRHDLIDRRRQPLHLQNHGHHGPTMADSCDQQLIASPNPGSSNSVSKSNSSDGATEPAACRRRKFTELTAENLKILCGALEARVPRHRDIAPGIASAVLQRRSGVTRMTRPSSTTTWLLFKGRDSDGKTAMARELARLVFGSYAEFTCITAPELTLAPSGSNSGDSLKRQRSPDDEHGYMQRLYEAIRDNPHRVVMIDGAEHDSEDGIKNAMATGTVRGCDGDAVSLEDAIVVSCDEVFESSSRVSSPRLVKQQRVMSDVVVDSKVEEDGTEKGDVPRFGLDLNACAAAMDGEGEERSPPPNDMEILKAVDGVFFFQY encoded by the exons ATGCATGCGTCCATCTGCACACGTACCGCAGAGCCGCCAGAAGATCAAGCTGGTGGATTCGTAGGGttcggccggccggcgtcgtACTtgcaggagagagaggagatgcggagcggcgggtgcgcggTGCAGCAGGAGCTGGCGCCCGACGCGGCGGCCGTGATGCGGCAGGCGGTGAGCCTGGCCCGGCGCCGGGGCCACGCCCAGGTCACGCCGCTCCACGCCGCCAGCGCCATGCTCGCGGACGCCGggggcctcctccgcgccgcctgccTCCGGTCGCGGGCGAGCTCCCACCCGCTCCAGTGCAAGGCGCTCGAGCTCTGCTTCAACGTCGCGCTCAACCGCCTCGCCACGGCGGGGCCCCCGGCGCCGGCCATGTTCCAGCAGTTCCACGCCCACCACGCGGCTGGAGGGCACCGCGCGCCCACGCTGTCcaacgcgctcgccgccgcgttcAAGCGCGCGCAGGCGAACCAGCGCCGGGGCGCCGGCTCTACCTCCGCGGATGTCGCCGCCAGGGTCGAGCTCGAGCAGCTCGTCATCTCCATCCTCGACGACCCCGGCGTCAGCCGCGTCATGCGCGAGGCAGGCTTCTCCAGCGCCGAGGTTAAGGCCAACGTCGAGAAGGCGGCCTCGTCGCCGGAGCAGCAGTCGTCCAACACGGCGAGCAGCaccaccagcgccgcctcccCGAATACTAAACCCAGCAGGGAGTCCAATAaagccaaggccgacgccgccggcgacgccgcgcgcgtgctggaCTGCATGGCGAGCTGGAGGAGCCGGTGCGTGGCGGTCGTCGGAGAGAGCGCGGGGGCCGCGGAGGGAGTTGTGAAGGCGGTGATGGACAAGGTGAGCAAGGGGGACCTGCGGCTCCAGCACGAGTGCCTCAAGAACGCCCAGCTCGTGCCCTTCTCGGCCGCGTCCTTCCAGCGCTTGCCGAGGGAGGAGGTGGACGCCAGGGCCGGCGACCTGCGCGCGATCATTCGCGAGGCTCGCGCCGCCGGGAAAGGCGTGGTGCTCGTGCTCGAGGACCTCGCCTGCGCAGCCGAGGCCTGGGCCGCCGCCTCGTGGAAGAGAAGTGGGCATGCCCGCTATTACTACTGCCCCGTCGAGCACGCGGTCATGGAACTGAGCAACCtggtgcgcggcggcggaggccgcggccacGACATGTTCTGGCTGCTGGGCTTCTCAGCCTACGCGTCCTACACGAGCTGCAGGTCGGGGCAGCCCTCGCTTGaggccgtcttggagctacaCCCCATCCTCGTGCCGGACGGCAGCCTCGCCGGCGACAG TGAGATCACACACTGCGGCGCCGCCGACATggccatggcgacggcggcgagcgtcCCCTCGTGGATTCGCCGCTGCCAGCAACAAGGTCCAGTTCCCACCGGATCGGAGCTCACACTGAGCTTCTCCTCTCCGGCCTCTTCCTCCCTCAGCGGCTTTGCCCATCACGACGCCAACATGAGCTATGAGCCACGGCATGATCTCATCGACCGCCGGCGGCAACCCTTGCACTTGCAGAACCACGGGCACCACGGTCCAACAATGGCTGACTCATGCGATCAGCAGTTGATCGCGAGCCCTAATCCAGGATCATCTAACTCGGTGTCCAAATCCAACTCATCGGACGGCGCCACGGAACCTGCAGCTTGCCGCCGCCGGAAGTTCACCGAGCTCACCGCGGAGAACCTCAAGATTCTGTGCGGCGCACTCGAGGCGCGCGTCCCGCGCCACAGAGATATAGCTCCGGGCATCGCCAGCGCCGTGCTCCAGCGCCGCTCCGGCGTGACAAGGATGACGCGGCCGAGCTCAACAACAACGTGGCTGCTCTTCAAAGGGAGGGACAGCGACGGCAAGACGGCGATGGCCCGGGAGCTCGCCAGGCTTGTGTTTGGCTCATACGCCGAGTTCACCTGCATCACCGCACCAGAGCTAACCTTGGCTCCCTCCGGTTCCAACTCCGGCGACAGCCTCAAGAGGCAGAGGTCGCCGGACGACGAGCACGGCTACATGCAGAGGTTGTACGAGGCGATCCGCGATAACCCTCACCGTGTCGTGATGATCGACGGCGCCGAGCACGACTCAGAAGACGGTATCAAGAACGCCATGGCGACCGGAACTGTGAGGGGATGCGATGGTGACGCGGTCAGCTTGGAGGACGCCATCGTAGTGAGCTGTGACGAAGTGTTTGAGTCGAGTTCTAGGGTTTCCTCCCCTCGGCTGGTCAAGCAGCAACGTGTCATGAGTGACGTCGTCGTCGACAGCAAGGTGGAAGAGGATGGCACAGAGAAAGGAGATGTGCCACGTTTCGGCCTGGATTTgaacgcctgcgccgccgccatggacggAGAAGGGGAGGAAAGGAGTCCTCCGCCTAATGACATGGAGATCCTTAAAGCTGTGGATGGCGTTTTCTTCTTCCAATATTAA
- the LOC117863171 gene encoding NDR1/HIN1-like protein 10: MCCSGDNCCLLKCCGKLLLFLLSAGLFVLIYWAIFQPHQIRATVGSATLSNLTVSSAGEVSYKFAVSLSLYNPSVRVGIYYDTIDAELRFGDAVLGPAANGTSPPEFYQRRKTSDDVRLEFDYGRPGVTVGSDVAGELEKEMKSGGTVSLELDVDLRVRYKFRIFKLRQKPRIWCSLSIPVKAEGPGPGVGGAVAPGDRCRVKY, encoded by the coding sequence ATGTGCTGCAGCGGCGACAACTGCTGCCTGCTCAAGTGCTGCGGCAAATTGCTCTTGTTTCTCCTATCAGCCGGCTTATTCGTGCTCATCTACTGGGCCATCTTCCAGCCCCACCAGATTCGCGCCACCGTCGGGTCCGCGACCCTATCCAACCTCACCGTCTCCTCCGCCGGAGAGGTCTCCTACAAATTCGCCGTCAGCCTCAGCCTCTACAACCCCAGCGTCCGCGTCGGCATCTACTACGACACCATCGACGCCGAGCTCCGCTTCGGGGACGCCGTCCTCGGCCCGGCCGCCAACGGCACCTCCCCGCCCGAGTTCTACCAGCGCAGGAAGACCAGCGACGACGTGAGGCTGGAGTTCGACTACGGGAGGCCGGGCGTCACCGTAGGCAGCGACGTCGCCGGGGAGCTCGAGAAGGAGATGAAGAGCGGGGGGACGGTGAGCCTGGAGCTCGACGTGGACCTGCGGGTGAGATACAAGTTCAGGATTTTCAAGCTGCGGCAGAAGCCGAGGATATGGTGCTCGCTGAGCATCCCGGTCAAGGCGGAGGGCCCGGGCCcgggcgtcggcggcgctgTTGCCCCCGGCGACCGGTGCAGGGTCAAGTACTGA
- the LOC117865141 gene encoding NDR1/HIN1-like protein 10, translated as MANGSRLGGGAAGGFCRSFCGLVFVVGFIVLLYWAIFQPHHIRATVETATLSNLTVSNASAAAAGVSYHLAVSLGLYNPSVRVNIYYDAISAELRFRGAVIGPAANDTSPSVFYQRARTSEDVQLEFDYGRPGGVGVGGDVAGELEKEVKSGGAVRLELHVDVRVRYKFRMFKLRQKPRIWCSLSIPVKAEGRRRGVGGSVASGDRCRVKY; from the coding sequence ATGGCCAACGGCAgcaggctcggcggcggcgccgccggggggTTCTGCAGAAGCTTCTGCGGGCTCGTCTTCGTCGTCGGCTTCATCGTGCTCCTCTACTGGGCCATCTTCCAGCCCCACCACATCCGCGCCACCGTCGAGACCGCCACCCTCTCCAACCTCACCGTCtccaacgcctccgccgccgccgccggcgtctccTACCACCTCGCCGTCAGCCTCGGCCTCTACAACCCCAGTGTCCGCGTCAACATCTACTACGACGCCATCTCCGCCGAGCTCCGATTCCGCGGCGCCGTCATCGGCCCGGCCGCCAACGACACCTCCCCGTCCGTGTTCTACCAGCGCGCCAGGACCAGCGAAGACGTGCAGCTGGAGTTCGACTACGGGAGgccgggcggcgtcggcgtcggcggcgacgtcgccgGGGAGCTGGAGAAGGAGGTGAAGAGCGGGGGGGCGGTGAGGTTGGAGCTGCACGTGGACGTGCGCGTGAGGTACAAGTTCAGGATGTTCAAGCTGCGGCAGAAGCCGAGGATATGGTGCTCGCTGAGCATTCCGGTCAAGGCGGagggccggcgccgcggcgtcggTGGCTCCGTTGCCTCCGGCGACCGGTGCAGGGTCAAGTACTGA
- the LOC117862640 gene encoding NDR1/HIN1-like protein 10, which translates to MSGSDRSREKTCCGCCTLLIPLGFVVLIYWAIFQPHQIRATVESAELSNLAVSNASSPVAVTYHVAVNLSLYNPSKRVNIYYDTIDAELRFRGAVLSPAAAAASPSEFYQRRKTAQAVRLEFDGKSVAVPGDVSTELENEVKGAAMLGLELSVNVRVRYVFGSIKIRQKPRVLCAVSIPVPTTPGGFSFLGSGDRCWVKY; encoded by the coding sequence ATGTCCGGCAGCGACCGGAGCCGCGAGAAGAcgtgctgcggctgctgcaCTCTTCTCATCCCCCTGGGCTTCGTCGTGCTCATCTACTGGGCCATCTTCCAGCCGCACCAGATACGCGCCACCGTGGAGTCCGCCGAGCTCTCCAACCTCGCCGTCTCCAATGCCTCCTCCCCCGTCGCCGTCACCTACCACGTCGCCGTGAACCTGAGCCTCTATAACCCCAGCAAGCGCGTCAACATCTACTACGACACCATCGACGCCGAGCTCCGCTTCCGCGGCGCCGTCCTcagcccggccgccgccgcggcgtcccccTCCGAGTTCTACCAGCGCAGGAAGACCGCCCAGGCCGTGCGCCTCGAGTTCGACGGCAAGAGCGTCGCCGTCCCCGGCGACGTGTCGACGGAGCTCGAGAACGAGGTCAAGGGTGCGGCGATGCTGGGCCTGGAGCTGAGCGTCAACGTGCGGGTGAGGTACGTGTTCGGGAGCATCAAGATACGGCAGAAGCCGAGGGTTTTGTGCGCGGTGAGCATCCCGGTCCCGACGACGCCGGGCGGCTTCAGCTTTCTTGGCTCCGGCGACCGCTGCTGGGTCAAGTACTGA